In Nematostella vectensis chromosome 3, jaNemVect1.1, whole genome shotgun sequence, the genomic window AAACTGGACTATTTAGGAAAACTGAAAACATGTTTGTTTCGAGTGACAAGAgattacagccaaattcgttgttgcgcgaactcggcgaatccaaaacccttgtctcgtttgggataAGCGCGTAGTCAGATACAAGTtttgggggcggtttgtctggttttgattgtttgctttgattgactacgcgctattcccaaacgaaaaaaggaattttcgattcttggaggtcgcgcaacaacgaatttggctaaaATAATGGTTGTTGACCAGCGCttaaattgattttgccgacgatcatcACGCCTGTCTGTTTTTATGGAAGTCCCCCTTCCCCAGGGCTAAAAAGCCTTTCTGGCGTGTGTCTTACGAGCTTATTTTTACAACTTTGTTATTAAGCATTTCCACGAAGGCCAGCCATCACCTGCTCCCCGTCAACCTTCAACTGCACCTCAAACCCCGCAAGACCGAATGCCTTCCCGCCATGCATCCCGGCCTCCGAACGCTGTGACTGCATGATCAATTGCGAGGACGGGAGCGACGAGAAAGATTGTGGTCACGTGCACGTCGACGTCAATGCAGACAATGATCACGTGATTGGTACCCTCACGAGTTTCTGGTATCCACGGGCGACAAATCTCACAATGCTCTGCACGTACAATATTAGTACAAATCATATTGGAAAATACATCAAGCTGGTGTTCGGCGATTTTGATTTGCCCGTCCCTAAAGATGTCACTTGCGTTGATAACTACATCATGTTTGAAAACGTGGAATACATTGGTAGTGTAAGTATTCTAAAATCTAGGTGGTATactcagtagcggatctactAGCGGGATAGGGgttttaacccccccccccccccccccccttgggctgccttttttattgtttctaTTATGTCTGTTCATTACAACCCTGATACTCTATGCCCCTACCCTTTTCCtcggttgttattgttgttgttatatttttcaCAATCTAATAAGTCTTGGCCGGTGTTTTCATAGAGGAGTCACATAACAAGATAACGCCCTTATTTGGGGGAGTGTTATGCGATGCGACCCGTCTATCCCTCTGTTTTAGGTATGCGCCACTCCTCTGTATACTTCTACTATTACCGAATAGTCATTCCAGTGTTATGAGGGTGGACGGAAAAAGATAGAATTCCGTTTGGGGGGGGGCGAcggatatacatttttttttacatttatttatttattttccttcCATTTGCATTTATGGTATTGCATAACATAATATGGCTTAAATGAGAGTATTCGGTCTTGATTTAAATGTTTTGCATATAAAGTGGGCTACTTTCTTATTCACAAAAGGGTCAacattattaaaaagaaacagaattttatcatcattacttagATTGTCAAAGAAAATGTAGTGGGATTGGATATCAGAAAATAATTGCTTTCGTTCAGAGTGGGATGAGACGCAGAAAAGCATGAAATGTTTTTCATCCTCTAAAGTGTTACAAATCTGGCAGATACGCTTCTCTCTTGGAATGGGAGGTTTTTGACGGTATCCCGATTAGTAATCAGGTTGATATAGTGATAGTTAACCTATAGTTACAGTATTCAGTGCATTGTGATTTTTCGCATTTTGATTTTCCTTTTTAGACAGGACTTCTACCAGTTATAGACAATGGTCGTACCATTGGCGGGGGGTTTTGCGGTTCCACGAAGCCCCCGATCCTAAAATCACAATTACCAGGCCCCCGTGGTCCACAGGGTCCCCAAAACAGCGAGACACACCCAGCAACATGGCTAACAATGACcgtcaaaataaacagcaataGCAAAGAGGGGCGTGGATTCATGGTCACGTGGTATAGCGTTGTCCAATCATTTCCACCAAATCTGGTTCCGAACAAAAAGGAGACATGGCCTGAGTTTGTAACAGCACGTGTCCAGCACGTGAAAGTTCAAGCCAAGACAGACTCTACTTTCATTGTGTCTGTGGTTATACTGTCGGTAATGGCCAGCGGTATCGTCATATTTGCCATATACCGTTGCTACGTAGCAAAGAAAAATGCAGGATGGAATGTGAGCGCGACGGGAGGCGAACAACACAGTTCGCGATCCAGTAATGATGATATGACGATTTCGGTTAGCAATAACCGTGCCAGCGGTAGCAGCCAACAGCAATTGGCGCGTAGGAGGAATGGTAACGAGATGACTCCTATAAATAGGGCAGTGACTGGCTCGCAACAATACACATAGttatcaggcgcgtacacagggagtGCGTGCGCAGAAAACTGGTCATTTGCTTATTAAGGAATcctcaaatactatgctttttccatataatacTTATGACTCGGACAATCGGACAATCTGGGTACTTGCCTGGTTATATTTCTATAGAGATACTCGCCTTATTAACGCATGAATCATATAGATGCTGGTCAGTATTTGTAAAGTTTTTACCAACAGAAGAAAAGCAGAGAGAAGCAGAGATTTCATCCTCTAGTAAAATAGTGTACGCCAACAACGCTCATGTgtaacattcggaaaaaaatataccCACAACAACAAACAGACACTGGTTTAACCAGCTTAGAGCCACCAATGATCAGAAGCTGTTTTAGACACAGGACCGTTgctagtggtggtggtggtggggggggggggggggggggcatgaaaaagaaagtaaagAACAGCCAagaacatatatatatatatatatatatatatatatatatatcgcgaaattttgacgtcgcgaaaattaaatGTAATGAGGTATATAGAAAATGCTGACTtagcaaaaaaattaaactgaTGACCGAGCTACTCCAAACACCTGTAAGGTTTCCTCCTCTCGAactaaatcttttttttttttttttttttaataaatccCACGACACCCTTCTCACCTCACCCCAGGAGCAATAGAAAGCCAAGAGTCTCATTCATGAGACTGGGAGTACGGCGAATGCAATGATTTGCGTGACTACAATAATAAATGTGGGTTAAAATGAACGTTCGTGACTAGCTATTCTTAATAATAAAGAGTTGGATTTATTCGCTTACGAAAGCAGTGTCACGAACTACACGGAATGCAAGATACGTTCTACCACCGAGGTGTGACGCAGTAACGAAATCCAATGTAACACAACGCTCTGGAAATTACCCATAGCTCAATGCAACCGTTGTTTTCAGCGTGTGGACATCTTGGTTCGGGATTTTGAAAGAAGCTGTCACACGGAATTCTATAAACGCTAATAGTAAACCTTTAACGATGATCAAAATTATCACAGCTCTAGTTTGTGCCTTTGCGGCAATGCTAATGCTGATTGTGTCGATGGCTACAACGTACTGGCTACAATGGGTCATCCCGAGCGAAGGAGTCAACATCACCCATTTTCGTGGCCTCGCAAGACAGTGTTTTGAAGTTAGGCACAACGAAACTGATGCTTTGATTAAAGAAAACTGCGGAGACTGGTTTGAAGGCGGTTTTCCTGGTAGGTAGAACTCTTGTGTCTAAACAGTTAACTCTTATTTTGATAGCTTAACAATCTTTTCAATCAAGAATTCGCAAATCCTTCTACCTAGATAGGCCTAGCGGTCGTTTGTGGAATGTTCACCTTCGAAATCGTGCCGTACATGAGAAATTTTGCATCCGAACAGCTTTGTGCTGTTACTTCGTATGGTACGCTAATTGTTCTCTATTCAGTGGTTCCTTGATTTGTTATGCTGCTAGGAATCGTTGTTTAGCGGAGCATAGCATCGTTACATATTGCCTATGGCGAGTCTGACGTCTCTAAAGTTAGGGTGTTGTCAAGCCTCGCACGATTTGAATATTTCTCTTCGCTTGGTTGGAACCACGAAATAAAAGCACATTCGAGAGCCAACACGGCATAGATACTCTTCCCCATAAGTTCAAAGCACGCATTGCCGAGTCATTTCAGCGCAAACAAGTTCTGAGCCGCCATGATTAAGATTATCACAACGTTCATGAACGCCTTGACGGCCATGTTGATGGGATGTCTGTGTCTTGCCACCGACTATTGGAAAGTTTGGTGGGAGCAAAACACAGCTGCAAATCTACAGCGATTTAACAACGAAGGCCTGTTTTTCACATGCAATGAAGGCGTGATAAGAAATGCGACAAGCGGTGTAACTTACACTGTTGTGAACCACCAGTGTGCCGAAATGGGAACGAGATTTGGTAGGTTCCTTTAAAAGGATGCTTTTTTCATAACTGGGGTTCTATTATGTACTTATAACGCGTGATGATGGCTAATGGAATGTTGACACGCTAAAGTGAAAAATACTTCATATACAACACAGGTCCCTAACGAATTCATGTTGGTTTACTCGAGTTTAAATGCAATATagcgtttgtttttattgtcattGGTCATGTTCCCTGGTGATTTGGTCAGAATTGTAAAACGTTTTAGTATTTATAGACCATCGTTGtttgaataatttaaagtTTTGAAATAATTAACAACCACTGCCACATTGATTCTTACAGAAGAAATAGCTTTTCCAGCTTCAGGGATAGATTGCGGTGATAGTTGATAGATTAAACCAACACAACCACCTTGTTTATAATGTGTACAGAATCTTGAAAGTTTAAGTTGAAAACATGCTTAATTTGTTAAAGGTATTTTGGTTTTGTTATCTAATACAGATAAAGACTGTGATTTCCAAACCTCACATCAGATGCTTCTAGTGGAACACCCAATGAAATCAAATCTCCAAACagcaaaacacacacaaaaacagaaaaatattaatttcACAAAGTGTGTAGCTTCATATTTTCCAGGTTTTACcgcatttattttatttactatTCCATATTTGTATAGATTACTACATTGGAAACCCAGAACATGATAAGATTGAATTTAGGAAAAAATCTTTTATTCGAGGATgataattgaaaataaattgCTCAGTCTTACATGGAATTCTTTCATATATAATTTTTGTGTCAGAAAAATCTATGCATCtgtaatattttttctgtgagaatttttatttcaaggtTGACTTTTTGCAATCTTGATGTTTCTAGAAAAGCTATAAGTCATTTTTGTTGAGTATATGTCATGCACTTATTGCTTCCATCACCCGTATGTTTTGTATTTGGGACATGGAGCATATAATATTGGCAGTTATGTCATGGGAACCCTTTAGGGTCAGCAAGGTAATTAACCAATGAAGCAGCACATAGTATGATTTTGAATGACTACTATTGGTTGCAAGAGTCATAAAAATGTCTCTGACACAAAATACATGTTCTAGTCTTgtcatcttttttttcatcattCGCTAAAGTTTGTTCTCATGGAAGTCAGCACACTATAATATACTCAAAACACTATAACTCACTGACAGTTTAAATTCTTAGATTCTATTGATATTATCTGTACCAGGCCGCAGTTTGCGGGTTTTAAGTTAGACATATGCCGATTTTGGAATTAAGATTCAAGGTTGTCTGTACAAATCATTGTATAGCAATGGCCATGTAAAAGGAGCCATCTAAAAGGTGTAAATAACATTGCTATAACAAAACTGGTAAGAAAATAAGGTCTTACCATCGACAAGCTTAAGATTTTTTTGGAGCAACAGGTTTAACAAGAAGCAATAATTCAGGCGCCATGTTCATTTTCATTCATGCCAACCACTTTGACTTTGCACTAAAGAAATCATTCTCAAAAGTATTTTTCAATAAGTTAACACATAGAAAAAGCTAGCTTTCTGTGTTAAACATGAGATTTCAGTGTTCAAGAATACGTTAAAGAATACCTTGCTGTGAATGACTTACCTCTAGAAGGGGTCCCAGCCGTACAAAATGTAAACTTTGAACGGCAAATGTGGCGGCAAGCCCTTGGCATGTGGCCGCTTGAGGTTTTCGGTCAGCCGTAAAGATTAAAGTTTAAAGGAGTTGACCATAAGTATTTGCTATAATTCTTTTTACTCTTGTTCTAGGTCTTGAAAACTTAGGGGTTTTAATTTCATTTTCATATTATCACCACCAATCTGGGTgtaaaaaatgtgaaaagaattaaaaaatgCTTTGGCTGCTCCTCAATATACCTTCCCAAAATGCATTGTATTTGTGTTTCTTCACAATCCAGAAAAATTCTTCACTTTGTCAATTTTCAAAGGAAAATGTGAcaaatattttgataaaaaaatttattAAACAATTTGAGATATTTGTTTGAGGAGACTGGGAACAAACCTAAGGTTGTATATTCTTTGTATATGTATCCTGCCTTCCTTGATAGAAGTGTTCAATTGAAAGTAGCTATATTGTCTCTTTGTTTCCTTACAGATTGGACTGGTGCTGTCATTGCTTTCCTCGTACTTGCTCTCCTGTGCCACTTTGTTGCCTTTGTTCTTGCCATGGTGAATGCTTGTCGCAAGGGTGAACCCTTCCCTGTCTTCTGGGTGTGTGGACTTTTCATGATTGCTGGTAAGTCTATATCAAATTATTGTATAAATCAAAGTTGCTTTCTTTTATTCCCATTGTATTTTCCTTGTTGTGAGAATCAACTAATATCAACTCCCTCATTGCTTCTTCAAGTTGTCATCTTTAAGTTGTCATCCATACATTATAAATTATGTGTGTTTATTGATAATATTTGCAAGCACAAATTTTGAATAGATTTACAATTTTTGGGGTTCTTGTGGGACAGTGCTCTACATATGTTAAGGAAATTCTAAATTGTCTCTTTATCCTCCAGCCATCTTTGTCATCATTGGTCTGCTTGTCTACACCTTCTCTAACTGGAAAAATGACGTGTACTTCAGTTGGTCATATGGTGGTGGATGGTCAACTGTGGCATTATCCATTATAGCCTTTGTTTTGATAATGGCAGATCGCTGATGGAAACACAGCTCCTTTGGTCAAACAGTACCTTTAACAATTACACCATCTTTAGTACAGCATATTTCCTAACAAGATGGCTTATCACGAAGACTTTTCCAGTTGACTGCAAAATTGAATGGATGAACAGTCCACTCTTTATCATGGACATTCTTGAGGACATTGTTTAGTTGAAAGTTAgtcatttctttttagttcTGTTTTGTAGGGGGTTATTTTATGATaacagggtgtctgtaatagagAGCTGTTAGTGCTGCATTTAAATGTAGCTTTGTTCAACTCAAATTATTCCTCAAAATTTTAAGAAACTTTGTAATAGTAGCAAATAGAAGTTTTGTTCAGAAACGGGTGCCTTCTGAAGCAGTAATCATGCTGGTGGCATGTAGAATTGAATCTTAATTACCCAGACTTAGAAGTCATATGCAATATATAATGCATATTATAAGTTGGAACACTTGACGTTTTCCACCCTAAAGGCTGGGTCTCTCTGATGTGCAAGTACAATGGCAGTAATTTTCAAATTCACACTGGAATTCAAACGCAAGAACAAAAGAACACAaatgcttgattttcttgcactTGTGTCTGATTGATCCTTGTCTGTTGCTCTTGAGCTTGTGTCCTTGTGAGAACGAGACTAAACATCCATAGAGTTTTTCAGTAAGAGTCTACTGTCCAACCTTTTGCATTGTATTGTAGTGTGGACTCTGGAAGTTTTTAATTGGATATACatatacatttaaaaaaattagatGTGGTCTGGGTGATTGAGATTTTCAATATTTAGTCCAACTACACcagtatttatatttatacTTATTAGCaggtaaacatattttttgaAAGCTAACAGTgttaagataaaataaaatagcaaGGATATAGGATATAATGTTTTCTAGATAGCCTTTGTGTATGATAAGGTTAACAATAAATCTTCCGCGCATCTAAAAAAATGACATTGCAGGGATCTGTAATGTCTGTTGAAGGAGGAGAGAGGGAGAGAAGTGAAAGTTGTTTTGTGAAAGTCAtcatttataataataacaatgttTTATATGTCTGTATATCAGCAATGTATCATGTAGTGGTAGTGCATATAGTAGAAAACTAGTGGGCTTGCTTTTTTGGCTTTGTTGATAGAGATGTAGATCTATTACTCAGTAGGAGTTAAAAAACTGAAAGACCACAGAATGCTAGAGAAAACCCTGAATGGAGGTATAAATAAAGCTGGTTATAGCTTGCAGTTGTT contains:
- the LOC116604715 gene encoding uncharacterized protein LOC116604715; amino-acid sequence: MAVFPLVHYRGFALLAALLHLCTAFPRRPAITCSPSTFNCTSNPARPNAFPPCIPASERCDCMINCEDGSDEKDCGHVHVDVNADNDHVIGTLTSFWYPRATNLTMLCTYNISTNHIGKYIKLVFGDFDLPVPKDVTCVDNYIMFENVEYIGSTGLLPVIDNGRTIGGGFCGSTKPPILKSQLPGPRGPQGPQNSETHPATWLTMTVKINSNSKEGRGFMVTWYSVVQSFPPNLVPNKKETWPEFVTARVQHVKVQAKTDSTFIVSVVILSVMASGIVIFAIYRCYVAKKNAGWNVSATGGEQHSSRSSNDDMTISVSNNRASGSSQQQLARRRNGNEMTPINRAVTGSQQYT
- the LOC5522189 gene encoding claudin domain-containing protein 2 isoform X2; this translates as MIKIITALVCAFAAMLMLIVSMATTYWLQWVIPSEGVNITHFRGLARQCFEVRHNETDALIKENCGDWFEGGFPDWTGAVIAFLVLALLCHFVAFVLAMVNACRKGEPFPVFWVCGLFMIAAIFVIIGLLVYTFSNWKNDVYFSWSYGGGWSTVALSIIAFVLIMADR
- the LOC5522189 gene encoding claudin domain-containing protein 2 isoform X1, which translates into the protein MIKIITTFMNALTAMLMGCLCLATDYWKVWWEQNTAANLQRFNNEGLFFTCNEGVIRNATSGVTYTVVNHQCAEMGTRFDWTGAVIAFLVLALLCHFVAFVLAMVNACRKGEPFPVFWVCGLFMIAAIFVIIGLLVYTFSNWKNDVYFSWSYGGGWSTVALSIIAFVLIMADR